One genomic segment of Strix aluco isolate bStrAlu1 chromosome 7, bStrAlu1.hap1, whole genome shotgun sequence includes these proteins:
- the LOC141926206 gene encoding pulmonary surfactant-associated protein A-like, producing MLSYMSYMVTAVAALLVTCHALCKCPGIPGLFGIPGLPARDGLKGQPHLPGLPGSLYTELCNILDLKHRLSRLEGVLALNGKIIEVGEKILASNGKEVDFASALESCEEAGGTLATPTNEEENKAILGIVKQYNRYAYLGIKEGETSGQFTYMNGIPLNYTNWHPREPNGKGTEKCVEMYTDGRWNDKRCNLYRLTICEF from the exons ATGTTGTCTTACATGTCCTACATGGTCACAGCAGTAGCTGCTTTGCTAGTGACTTGCCATGCACTGTGTAAATGTCCAGGAATTCCTGGTCTATTTGGTATACCTGGACTGCCTGCAAGAGATGGTCTGAAAGGACAGCCACATCTACCAG GTCTACCTGGTTCTCTGTACACTGAACTCTGCAACATTTTAGATTTGAAACATCGACTTTCCAGACTTGAAGGCG tGCTTGCTTTGAATGGGAAAATAATAGAAGTTGGAGAGAAAATACTTGCCAGCAATGGGAAGGAAGTTGATTTTGCATCTGCACTAGAATCCTGTGAGGAGGCTGGAGGAACTCTTGCAACTCCCACAAACGAGGAGGAGAATAAAGCTATTCTGGGTATTGTGAAACAGTATAACCGATATGCTTACTTGGGCATTAAAGAGGGTGAGACTTCAGGTCAATTTACGTATATGAACGGCATACCTCTGAATTATACCAACTGGCACCCACGTGAGCCTAATGGCAAAGGGACAGAAAAATGTGTAGAGATGTACACTGATGGGAGATGGAATGACAAAAGGTGCAACCTGTATCGCCTCACGATCTGTGAATTTTAA